One region of Primulina tabacum isolate GXHZ01 chromosome 1, ASM2559414v2, whole genome shotgun sequence genomic DNA includes:
- the LOC142520504 gene encoding vacuolar iron transporter 1 produces MAQELNTSLLNQHKEKHFTAGEIVRDIIIGVSDGLTVPFALAAGLSGANASSAIILTAGIAEVAAGAISMGLGGYLAAKSEADHYIRELKREQEEIVAVPDTEAAEVAEILSEYGIQPHEYTPVVNALRKNPQAWLDFMMKFELGLEKPNPKRALHSALTIAIAYIVGGIVPLIPYMFIPTARRAVLASVVVTLIALLIFGYAKGHFTGSKPIRSALQTAFIGAIASAAAFGMAKVVQG; encoded by the exons ATGGCTCAAGAGTTGAACACGTCTTTGTTGAACCAACACAAAGAGAAGCATTTCACTGCTGGCGAAATTGTCCGTGACATAATCATAGGAGTGTCCGATGGTCTCACGGTTCCGTTCGCACTCGCCGCAGGCCTGTCAGGCGCTAACGCATCCTCCGCCATCATTCTCACGGCAGGAATAGCCGAGGTTGCCGCCGGAGCTATCTCCATGGGTCTTGGAGG TTACCTTGCAGCAAAAAGCGAGGCTGATCATTATATTAGGGAGCTCAAGAGAGAACAAGAGGAGATTGTTGCTGTCCCTGATACAG AAGCTGCCGAGGTTGCAGAAATACTATCAGAGTATGGGATTCAGCCTCATGAATACACACCAGTAGTGAATGCTCTCAGGAAGAACCCACAGGCTTGGCTTGATTTTATGATGAA ATTTGAACTGGGATTGGAGAAGCCAAATCCAAAGAGAGCCCTCCACAGTGCACTGACAATTGCCATCGCTTACATAGTCGGAGGAATAGTGCCACTCATCCCTTACATGTTCATCCCAACGGCACGGAGAGCTGTGTTAGCGTCTGTCGTCGTAACTCTAATCGCTTTGCTTATATTTGGGTATGCAAAAGGCCATTTTACTGGGAGCAAACCCATTCGCAGTGCTCTCCAGACTGCGTTTATTGGGGCTATTGCATCTGCTGCTGCTTTTGGTATGGCTAAAGTTGTACAAGGATGA
- the LOC142555502 gene encoding alpha,alpha-trehalose-phosphate synthase [UDP-forming] 6-like, with the protein MVSRSYSNLLELASGEAPLPTLGGLSRRIPRIMTVAGILSDIDDDVSKSVGCDPSSSSAQRDRIIIVANLLPIKVHRRLDNNSKGWTFSWDGNSLLLQLKDGSGDEELEYIYVGCLKEDIHPNDQEEVSQILWDTFKCVPTFLPPELYNSYYHGFCKQQLWPLFHYMLPLLPDLGGRFNRSMWQAYVSVNKIFADRIMEVINPEDDFVWIHDYHLMVLPTFLRKRFNRVKLGFFLHSPFPSSEIYKTLPIRGELLRALLNSDLIGFHTFDYARHFLSCCSRMLGLSYESKRGYMGLEYYGRTVSIKILPVGIHMGQLQSVLNLPETEAKVVDLINQFSARGRTMLLGVDDMDIFKGISLKLLAMEQLLLQQPEKRGKVVLVQIANPARGKGKYVQEVQDETFATVKRINETFGEPGYDPVILINQPLKFYERVAYYVVAECCLVTAVRDGMNLIPYEYIISRQGNEKLDKALGLKSSRLKKSTLVLSEFIGCSPSLSGAIRVNPWNIDGVADAMESALVMADAEKQMRHEKHYKYVSTHDVAYWARSFLHDLERTCKDHARCRSWGIGFGLSFRVVALDLNFRKLAMEHIVSAYGRTTNRAFLLDYDGTLMPQNSIDKRPNSKTIDIINSLCRDKNNIVFIVSARSRETLTEWFSSCEKLGIAAEHGYFLRLNRDEEWETCVPIVECKWKQVTEPVMKLYTETTDGSVIEIKETTMGWCYEDADPDFGSCQAKELLNHLESVLSNEPVTVKSGQNCVEVKPQGVSKGLVAKRLLSMMQEKGMLPDFVLCIGDDRSDEDMFEVITSSLNGPSIAPSAEVFACTVGRKPSKARYYLDDTVEIIKLMEGLASVAEHMIPS; encoded by the exons ATGGTGTCGAGATCATACTCAAACCTCTTGGAGCTAGCCTCTGGCGAAGCCCCATTACCGACTTTAGGTGGTCTTAGTCGGCGTATTCCTCGTATTATGACAGTTGCTGGCATACTGTCTGATATTGACGATGATGTATCAAAGAGCGTTGGCTGTGATCCATCTTCTTCATCAGCACAACGGGATAGGATAATTATTGTAGCTAACCTGCTGCCAATAAAGGTTCATCGAAGATTGGATAATAATAGTAAAGGATGGACTTTTAGTTGGGACGGGAATTCGCTTCTCCTTCAACTAAAAGATGGATCGGGGGATGAAGAACTAGAGTATATTTACGTGGGGTGTCTTAAGGAAGATATTCACCCGAATGACCAAGAAGAAGTATCTCAAATACTCTGGGACACATTTAAGTGTGTGCCCACCTTTTTGCCTCCTGAGCTATATAACAGCTATTATCATGGGTTTTGTAAACAGCAGTTATGGCCATTGTTCCACTATATGTTGCCTCTGTTACCGGATCTTGGTGGTAGATTCAATCGTTCCATGTGGCAGGCTTATGTATCAGTTAACAAGATTTTTGCCGATAGAATCATGGAAGTGATTAACCCGGAAGATGATTTCGTTTGGATTCATGATTACCATCTAATGGTATTGCCCACTTTCTTGAGGAAGAGGTTTAACCGAGTGAAGCTTGGTTTTTTCCTACACAGCCCGTTTCCATCTTCGGAGATTTACAAAACTTTGCCTATACGGGGAGAGCTTCTTCGAGCTCTACTAAACTCGGATTTGATAGGGTTTCACACATTTGATTACGCACGGCATTTCCTGTCATGTTGTAGTAGGATGTTAGGCCTATCATATGAGTCGAAAAGGGGTTACATGGGCTTGGAATATTATGGTCGTACTGTTAGTATCAAAATTCTTCCTGTTGGTATCCACATGGGGCAGCTTCAATCAGTTTTGAACCTGCCTGAAACTGAGGCCAAAGTTGTAGATCTTATTAATCAGTTTTCTGCTAGGGGGAGAACGATGTTACTCGGGGTCGATGACATGGATATTTTCAAGGGCATAAGTTTGAAATTACTGGCAATGGAACAGCTCCTATTGCAGCAACCCGAGAAGCGGGGAAAGGTTGTTTTAGTGCAGATAGCTAATCCAGCTCGGGGAAAAGGAAAATACGTGCAAGAAGTGCAGGATGAAACGTTTGCGACAGTAAAGCGAATAAACGAGACCTTTGGGGAACCAGGATATGATCCTGTCATCTTAATTAATCAACCACTCAAATTTTATGAGAGAGTTGCTTACTACGTCGTTGCCGAGTGTTGTTTGGTCACAGCTGTTAGAGATGGTATGAACCTTATCCCATATGAGTACATAATTAGTCGACAAGGAAACGAGAAGTTGGATAAGGCTTTGGGGCTCAAATCTTCACGTCTGAAAAAGAGCACGTTGGTTTTGTCGGAGTTCATTGGATGCTCGCCATCTCTAAGTGGAGCAATTAGAGTCAACCCGTGGAATATAGATGGAGTGGCGGATGCAATGGAGTCTGCTCTCGTAATGGCTGATGCAGAAAAACAAATGAGACATGAGAAACATTATAAGTATGTAAGCACCCATGATGTGGCGTATTGGGCTCGAAGTTTCTTGCATGATCTTGAAAGAACTTGTAAGGATCATGCACGATGTAGATCGTGGGGTATTGGATTTGGCTTAAGTTTTAGGGTCGTTGCACTCGATCTAAATTTTCGAAAGTTGGCTATGGAACACATAGTTTCAGCTTACGGAAGGACTACAAATAGAGCGTTTCTTCTTGATTATGATGGTACTTTAATGCCTCAAAATTCAATTGATAAGAGGCCAAACTCGAAAACCATCGATATAATAAATAGTTTGTGTAGAGACAAAAACAATATTGTTTTCATCGTTAGTGCTAGAAGTCGAGAGACTTTAACCGAATGGTTTTCATCTTGTGAAAAGCTCGGAATTGCAGCAGAGCATGGCTATTTCCTGAG GTTGAATCGAGATGAGGAATGGGAAACATGTGTGCCCATAGTTGAATGCAAATGGAAACAGGTTACAGAGCCGGTAATGAAACTTTATACGGAGACAACTGATGGGTCAGTTATTGAAATTAAGGAAACCACAATGGGTTGGTGTTATGAGGATGCGGATCCTGATTTTGGATCTTGTCAAGCAAAAGAACTTCTTAATCACCTCGAAAGTGTTCTTTCTAATGAACCTGTCACAGTCAAGAGTGGCCAAAATTGTGTTGAAGTAAAGCCACAG GGAGTAAGCAAGGGATTGGTGGCCAAACGGCTCCTATCCATGATGCAAGAGAAGGGAATGTTGCCAGATTTCGTCCTATGCATAGGAGACGATAGATCTGATGAAGATATGTTTGAGGTGATTACGAGCTCTCTTAATGGACCATCCATAGCTCCTTCCGCGGAAGTATTTGCATGTACAGTAGGCCGGAAACCGAGCAAGGCGAGATACTATCTTGATGATACGGTTGAAATTATTAAACTTATGGAGGGCTTGGCCTCAGTTGCAGAACATATGATACCCTCGTAG